The Methylomonas koyamae genome has a segment encoding these proteins:
- a CDS encoding PP2C family protein-serine/threonine phosphatase, whose translation MPAVRIFNRYFVHGASDPGRVREINEDAMLLNAEIGLCLLADGMGGHGLGDVASQRTVTEVERLVGRHLPAAATGGWSAWLGRWRNKGQRQADNGQLARQLYVLADIVREANRALYLSNREHGAVDGTGSGTTLVGCRLLPGIAQMQIFHVGDSRLYRWRGEALQALTADHSLYRQWRDGGQIGRQPPANQLYQAIGPNPAIDPEMQQVEIAPGDGFLMCSDGLTGMLEEAEIAAILSGLAPANLAAKTQALIDAANAAGGKDNISVVLICQ comes from the coding sequence ATGCCGGCCGTACGCATTTTCAACCGTTATTTCGTTCATGGCGCCAGCGATCCGGGCCGAGTGCGCGAAATCAACGAGGACGCTATGTTGCTCAACGCTGAAATCGGCCTCTGTTTGCTGGCCGACGGCATGGGCGGCCACGGCCTGGGCGATGTCGCCAGCCAACGCACCGTCACCGAAGTCGAGCGTTTGGTTGGGCGGCATTTACCGGCCGCCGCGACCGGCGGTTGGTCGGCTTGGCTGGGACGCTGGCGCAACAAAGGCCAGCGCCAGGCCGACAACGGCCAGCTTGCGCGGCAACTCTATGTACTGGCCGACATTGTCCGCGAAGCCAACCGCGCGCTTTACCTGAGCAACCGAGAGCACGGGGCGGTAGACGGCACCGGCAGCGGCACCACCTTGGTCGGTTGCCGGCTGCTGCCCGGCATTGCGCAGATGCAGATATTCCACGTTGGCGACAGCCGTTTGTACCGCTGGCGCGGCGAGGCGTTGCAGGCCTTGACCGCAGACCATTCGCTGTACCGGCAGTGGCGCGACGGCGGCCAAATCGGCAGGCAACCGCCGGCAAACCAGTTGTACCAGGCCATCGGCCCCAATCCGGCGATAGACCCGGAAATGCAACAGGTCGAAATCGCGCCCGGCGACGGTTTTCTGATGTGTTCCGACGGTTTGACCGGCATGCTGGAGGAAGCCGAAATCGCCGCCATCTTGTCCGGCCTCGCTCCGGCCAATCTGGCAGCCAAAACTCAGGCTCTGATTGATGCCGCCAATGCCGCCGGCGGCAAAGACAATATCTCGGTGGTTTTGATCTGCCAGTGA